One Paracoccaceae bacterium genomic region harbors:
- a CDS encoding PAS domain S-box protein has protein sequence MTVDMIAVDPPTAEGGTHGPERTVRRHVTLHQKQDGSVFFADVVSRRIGAASDSAWLTSIRDVTRFLDVGGDDTADADDEEMPSPDDPPGTGQGAAGPDFDPGNEVPQAFSEELLTRSAAPALLKLAFWSVDLDLMEVSIAPALHDIAGIDPSIADMPLEDWWQIIHPEDRDRTRIAFMSFPDSGQDVFRAAYRIVRPDDGSTIHVAAVGELGRNGAGRLCLQGMLQDMTASVTSRRELESASHLLQIAGKAARLGGWRIHLDTGRLTWTTETAAIHGLPPGTDMTLERALSFFPEEHRDTMAGLFDAAIQRGEAFDVVLQIVTVQGRRLWVRSVGAPLFDSTGAVIAIQGAFQDIDELVQARTKLAEVSDRLAVTLEHISDAFFMLDRNWRFTYLNERAETFLQRSRNDLIGRRIWDEFPDAIGTQSQSVYERVLIARETVRFTQHYAPLGAWFEAVGYPVPEGIAVYFRDVTQERAQQERMHLLENAVSRMNDIVLITAADPIDAPDGPPIVFVNEAFERITGYASAEVMGRTPRLLQGPDTSRVERERIRQALRERRPVRTELVNYTKAGMPYWIEVEIVPLSDGLGKVTHFVAIERDITERKRLDEELRISTERFLLISKATSDAIYDWDFEAGQVWRNEGMASLIGRDPTAIPPGPEGWAPCIHETDRERVLESLYEAIDGPDTTWTLAYRVRTLDGEIRDVIDRGFIIRNSDGRAVRMVGSMIDVTEQKEMEARLRQSQKLEAVGQLTGGVAHDFNNLLTVILGNAEILTEGLSSNNRMRLMAEMTATAAQRGAELTARLLAFARRQTLEPKVVNLNRLVSGMEALIRRTLPEEIDIEIVHSGSPWLVEIDPGQLEVALLNLVINARDAMPRGGRLTVETANVRLDDAYSEANGEVPPGQYVQVAVTDSGTGMAPDVVARAFDPFFTTKDVGKGSGLGLSMVYGFAKQSGGHVRIYSEQGFGTTVKLYFPRSLEVGDEVAGVGIEERSVGGHEHILVAEDDRLVREHVVMQLQGLGYRVTAAANGPDALECIRQMADIDLLFADVIMPGGITGRELADEATQLRPGLKVLFTSGYTENSIVHNGRLDPGIQLLQKPYRRRDLAAKLRRMFAQSTPGKP, from the coding sequence ATGACCGTCGACATGATCGCAGTCGATCCGCCGACGGCGGAAGGCGGCACGCATGGCCCCGAACGGACCGTGCGTCGGCATGTGACCTTGCATCAAAAGCAGGACGGATCGGTGTTCTTTGCCGATGTCGTCTCCCGTCGCATCGGGGCGGCGTCGGATTCCGCCTGGTTGACGAGTATCCGTGACGTGACACGGTTCCTCGATGTCGGCGGGGACGATACCGCCGACGCCGACGACGAGGAGATGCCGTCACCCGACGATCCGCCCGGGACAGGGCAGGGGGCTGCCGGGCCCGATTTCGACCCGGGCAACGAAGTTCCGCAGGCGTTTTCCGAGGAACTGCTGACACGCAGCGCCGCGCCCGCATTGTTGAAGCTTGCATTCTGGTCGGTCGACCTCGACCTGATGGAAGTCAGCATCGCGCCCGCGTTGCACGACATTGCCGGGATCGACCCGTCGATTGCCGACATGCCGCTCGAAGACTGGTGGCAGATCATCCATCCCGAGGACCGGGACAGGACCCGCATCGCCTTCATGTCGTTTCCCGACAGCGGCCAGGATGTGTTCCGCGCCGCGTATCGCATCGTTCGACCGGACGACGGGTCGACGATCCACGTGGCGGCCGTGGGCGAACTCGGGCGGAATGGCGCGGGCCGGCTCTGTCTGCAGGGCATGCTGCAGGACATGACGGCATCCGTCACCTCGCGCCGCGAACTGGAAAGCGCGTCGCATCTGCTGCAGATCGCGGGAAAAGCGGCGCGGCTGGGCGGCTGGCGTATCCATCTTGATACCGGGCGGCTGACATGGACGACCGAGACGGCGGCGATCCACGGTCTTCCGCCCGGGACGGACATGACGCTCGAACGCGCACTCTCGTTCTTTCCCGAGGAACACCGCGACACGATGGCCGGATTGTTTGACGCGGCGATCCAGCGTGGCGAGGCGTTCGACGTCGTGCTGCAGATCGTGACCGTTCAGGGCAGGCGTCTTTGGGTGCGCAGTGTCGGCGCGCCGCTTTTCGACTCCACCGGTGCGGTCATTGCCATCCAGGGTGCCTTTCAGGATATCGACGAACTCGTTCAGGCCCGGACAAAGCTTGCCGAAGTGTCCGACCGCCTGGCGGTCACGCTGGAACACATCAGCGATGCCTTCTTCATGCTCGACCGGAACTGGCGCTTCACCTATCTGAACGAACGGGCCGAGACCTTCCTGCAGCGGTCGCGCAACGACCTGATCGGCCGGCGCATCTGGGACGAGTTTCCCGACGCCATCGGAACACAGTCGCAGTCGGTCTACGAACGCGTCCTGATCGCAAGGGAAACCGTGCGCTTCACGCAGCACTATGCGCCGCTGGGCGCATGGTTCGAGGCGGTGGGCTATCCTGTGCCGGAAGGGATTGCGGTCTACTTCCGCGACGTAACGCAGGAGCGTGCCCAGCAGGAACGCATGCACCTTCTGGAGAATGCGGTGTCGCGGATGAACGACATCGTGCTGATCACGGCGGCCGATCCGATCGACGCCCCGGACGGCCCACCCATCGTCTTTGTCAACGAGGCTTTCGAGCGGATCACGGGATATGCGTCGGCTGAGGTTATGGGACGGACGCCCCGCCTGCTGCAGGGCCCCGACACCTCGCGCGTCGAACGGGAACGGATCCGGCAGGCGCTTCGGGAACGGCGGCCGGTGCGGACGGAACTTGTCAACTACACCAAGGCCGGGATGCCCTACTGGATCGAGGTCGAGATTGTCCCCTTGTCCGACGGGCTTGGCAAGGTCACGCATTTCGTCGCCATCGAGCGGGACATCACCGAACGCAAGCGACTGGACGAGGAACTGCGCATCAGCACCGAGCGCTTCCTGCTGATCAGCAAGGCGACAAGTGACGCGATCTATGACTGGGACTTCGAGGCAGGGCAGGTCTGGCGGAACGAGGGCATGGCCAGCCTGATCGGCAGGGACCCCACGGCGATACCGCCAGGGCCCGAGGGCTGGGCCCCGTGCATCCACGAGACCGACCGCGAGCGGGTGCTCGAGTCACTCTACGAGGCGATCGACGGCCCCGACACGACCTGGACGCTGGCCTATCGCGTTCGCACGCTTGACGGCGAGATAAGGGACGTGATCGACCGGGGCTTCATCATCCGGAATTCGGACGGGCGTGCGGTGCGGATGGTCGGCAGCATGATCGACGTCACCGAGCAGAAAGAGATGGAGGCCCGCCTGCGCCAGTCTCAGAAGCTCGAAGCCGTCGGCCAGCTGACCGGCGGTGTCGCGCATGACTTCAACAACCTGCTGACCGTGATCCTCGGCAACGCCGAGATTCTGACCGAAGGACTGTCCAGCAACAACCGCATGCGGCTGATGGCCGAGATGACGGCGACGGCGGCACAGCGCGGCGCCGAGCTGACCGCGCGGCTGCTGGCATTCGCACGACGGCAGACCCTTGAGCCGAAGGTGGTGAACCTGAACCGGCTGGTCTCCGGCATGGAGGCGCTGATCCGCCGCACCTTGCCCGAAGAGATCGACATCGAGATCGTGCATTCGGGCAGTCCGTGGCTGGTCGAGATCGACCCCGGACAGCTTGAGGTCGCGCTGCTGAACCTGGTGATCAACGCCCGCGATGCGATGCCGCGTGGCGGGCGCCTGACCGTCGAGACGGCGAATGTCCGACTGGACGATGCCTATTCCGAAGCGAATGGCGAGGTTCCGCCCGGCCAGTACGTGCAGGTCGCGGTGACGGACTCCGGCACGGGAATGGCGCCGGACGTGGTTGCACGAGCGTTCGATCCCTTCTTCACCACCAAGGACGTGGGCAAGGGCAGCGGCCTGGGGCTGAGCATGGTCTACGGTTTTGCCAAGCAGTCGGGCGGCCACGTGCGCATCTACTCCGAACAGGGCTTCGGCACGACGGTGAAGCTCTACTTCCCGCGGTCGCTGGAGGTCGGTGACGAGGTGGCGGGCGTGGGGATCGAGGAGCGGTCGGTCGGCGGGCACGAACATATCCTGGTTGCCGAGGATGACCGGCTGGTGCGCGAACATGTCGTCATGCAGCTTCAGGGCCTGGGCTACCGGGTCACCGCCGCAGCGAACGGTCCCGACGCCCTGGAATGCATCCGCCAGATGGCGGACATCGACCTGCTGTTCGCCGATGTGATCATGCCCGGCGGCATCACCGGGCGGGAACTGGCGGACGAGGCCACGCAGCTGCGACCGGGCCTGAAGGTGCTGTTCACGTCGGGCTATACCGAGAACAGCATCGTTCATAACGGGCGGCTCGATCCCGGCATCCAGTTGCTGCAGAAACCCTATCGCAGGCGCGATCTCGCGGCCAAGCTGCGCCGCATGTTCGCGCAGTCCACACCCGGCAAGCCGTAA
- a CDS encoding Hint domain-containing protein, translating into MPVIARYELDDIGTEAADSATGNGAQNGTYLDGAASVGGRAVLDGVDDKLKIFDDSAFQLSQGTLEIQFSQTAQTGSGPNTVLSRDSVGETAGGYRVEVMPDGAVVVTHESAGSSTVFSSAAGFLSPGDEVRLTYSWSETGPGQLDLVNLTSSATYTAAVPPGLTMDMGPINQKWMIGVGQSTSDPALLNNLGNYFQGSVEYFEISDTVDNTGGPERDGIVYGTPGDDLIDRDYVDPDGDRIDNEDAIIPGDGPNDDRVFAGDGNDTVYAGEGNDIVYGGRGDDLIDTSGGGATPLPDRDYPGLYPADSDPFNDRDTVYGGRGNDTIMTGDDNDLVYAGRGNDLVDAGFDDDTVYGGTGNDTIIGAEGADELHGDDGNDVIYGGYGPGVPDAVNIRDDAGDLRPDNGTDLIFGGRGNDTIYGMDDNDTIHGDDGDDYLDAGIDNDLVFGGAGNDTIVGGQGADTMSGGADRDVFIVNGPGDGIGDVIDGNEEGDDYDTLDLRGAGPLRVTFSEDNPENGTVAFFDDDGNETGSLTFVNIENVIPCFTPGTMIATPKGEVPVEELKVGDKVLTRDNGIQEIRWSGAKHLDWAVLCANPHLKPVLIRKGSLGHGLPERDMLVSPNHRMLVANDRTALYFEEHEVLVAAKHLVGARGVQSVDAAGVTYLHMMFDRHEVLLADGAWTESFQPGDYTLKGMGNAQRQEIFEIFPELRTVEGLADYQAARKTLKKHEASLLLR; encoded by the coding sequence ATGCCTGTGATCGCGCGCTACGAACTGGATGACATCGGGACCGAAGCGGCCGACTCGGCCACCGGCAATGGCGCCCAGAACGGAACCTATCTGGACGGGGCGGCGTCGGTCGGCGGGCGCGCGGTCCTGGACGGGGTGGACGACAAGCTGAAGATCTTTGACGACAGCGCGTTCCAGCTGTCGCAGGGCACCCTGGAAATCCAGTTCAGCCAGACGGCGCAGACCGGCAGCGGACCGAACACCGTGCTGTCGCGCGACAGCGTCGGCGAAACCGCAGGCGGATACCGTGTCGAGGTGATGCCCGACGGCGCGGTTGTGGTCACGCATGAATCTGCTGGAAGTTCGACCGTGTTCTCCTCTGCCGCAGGCTTCCTGTCGCCCGGCGACGAGGTTCGGCTGACCTATTCCTGGAGCGAGACGGGGCCGGGCCAGCTCGACCTCGTGAATCTCACGTCGAGCGCGACCTACACGGCGGCCGTTCCCCCGGGCCTGACCATGGACATGGGTCCGATCAACCAGAAGTGGATGATCGGTGTCGGCCAGTCGACCTCGGACCCGGCACTGCTGAACAATCTTGGCAATTACTTCCAGGGTTCGGTCGAGTATTTCGAGATCTCGGACACCGTGGACAACACCGGGGGTCCGGAGCGCGACGGCATCGTGTACGGCACGCCCGGCGATGACCTGATCGACCGCGACTATGTCGACCCCGATGGCGACCGCATCGACAACGAGGATGCGATCATCCCGGGCGACGGCCCGAACGACGACCGCGTTTTCGCCGGTGACGGCAATGACACCGTGTATGCGGGCGAAGGCAATGACATTGTCTATGGTGGGCGCGGCGACGATCTGATCGACACCTCGGGTGGCGGTGCCACGCCCCTGCCAGATCGCGACTATCCCGGCCTCTACCCTGCCGACAGCGACCCGTTCAACGACCGCGACACCGTCTATGGTGGGCGGGGCAATGACACGATCATGACCGGCGACGACAACGACCTCGTCTATGCCGGCCGTGGCAACGATCTGGTCGACGCGGGCTTCGACGACGACACCGTCTATGGCGGCACCGGCAACGACACGATCATCGGGGCCGAGGGTGCGGACGAACTGCACGGCGATGACGGCAACGACGTGATCTATGGCGGCTACGGCCCTGGCGTGCCGGACGCGGTGAACATCCGCGATGACGCAGGCGACCTGCGGCCCGACAACGGCACCGACCTGATCTTTGGCGGCCGCGGCAACGACACCATCTACGGGATGGACGACAACGACACGATCCATGGCGACGATGGCGACGACTACCTCGATGCCGGGATCGACAATGATCTTGTGTTTGGCGGTGCGGGCAACGACACGATCGTTGGCGGCCAAGGTGCCGACACCATGTCGGGCGGTGCCGACCGCGACGTGTTCATCGTCAACGGGCCGGGTGACGGGATCGGCGACGTGATCGACGGCAACGAGGAAGGCGACGACTACGACACGCTGGATCTGCGTGGCGCGGGCCCGCTGCGTGTCACCTTCTCGGAAGACAACCCCGAGAACGGCACCGTTGCCTTCTTCGATGACGACGGCAACGAGACGGGCAGCCTGACCTTCGTGAACATCGAGAACGTCATTCCCTGCTTCACGCCGGGCACGATGATCGCGACGCCGAAGGGCGAGGTGCCTGTCGAGGAACTGAAGGTCGGCGACAAGGTGCTGACCCGCGACAACGGCATCCAGGAGATCCGCTGGTCGGGCGCCAAGCATCTCGACTGGGCGGTTCTCTGCGCCAATCCGCATCTGAAGCCGGTGCTGATCCGCAAGGGCAGCCTTGGCCATGGCCTGCCGGAACGCGACATGCTGGTCAGCCCGAACCACCGCATGCTGGTCGCCAACGACCGCACCGCGCTCTACTTCGAAGAGCACGAGGTGCTGGTGGCCGCAAAGCATCTTGTGGGTGCGCGCGGAGTTCAGTCCGTCGATGCAGCGGGGGTGACCTATCTGCACATGATGTTCGACCGGCATGAGGTGCTTCTGGCGGATGGCGCCTGGACCGAAAGCTTCCAGCCGGGCGACTATACGCTTAAGGGCATGGGCAATGCTCAGCGCCAGGAGATCTTCGAGATCTTCCCGGAACTGCGGACCGTCGAGGGCCTCGCCGACTATCAGGCGGCCCGCAAGACCCTGAAGAAACACGAGGCGTCGCTCCTGCTGCGCTGA
- a CDS encoding Hint domain-containing protein, whose amino-acid sequence MATINGTTGNDTLTGTADADLITALAGADSVNAGGGNDTVFGGDGADALNGEDGDDSLDGGGQSDSLYGGLGSDTLLGGGGADQLFGGDGDDLLNGGTGNDTLNGGAGIDTADYTGITSAITVNLAAASNHATGGGGTDQLIGIENVIGGSANDGITGDGNANVLDGAGGNDTLNGGGGNDTLFGGAGTDQLFGGDGDDLLNGGTGNDTLNGGAGIDTADYTGITSAITVNLAAASNHATGGGGTDQLIGIENVTGGSANDGITGDGNANVLDGAGGNDTLNGGGGNDTLFGGAGTDQLFGGDGDDLLNGGTGNDTLNGGAGTDTADYSAETADLTISLAGGTASGAGNDTLISIENATGGSGDDAITGTAGDNVLSGGAGADTITGGTGSDTIFGGDGDDLITAGPEGAAPTTPLAFTWTTYADETAFTGPFTQSTGGVDVSVTYSGGVSGATFSAETTGSTSGGNEREYPIHVANGEPFNPNSSAELFRPADGGINSSSQVTFSFGSAAGSGLADEVTNVRFRVSDIDRSGFTDSVTVRAYDAQGAEIPVTITVSSSSLSLSGNTVTATGGAVFPNELAGSALFEISGPVAYFVVSYTDLANAQQAIRLSDIHFDGVYVDDDVVEGGAGNDTIEGGYGSDTLLGQDGNDVLYGGTGDDSLEGGAGDDTLQGGIGNDTLRGGDGADRLIGGAGANLLDGGTGDDTMVAGEGADTYFGGAGMDYLDVTAATSGVNIDLASGAMSGSLVADDSLGGGMDGIIGSDFDDTLSGFDAFDATFTNIFYGGGGNDLMDGRGGDDSLFGGAGNDTLIGGTGNDTLDGGTEDDALYGGGGQDQLFGGDGGDLLDGGADNDVLYGGGGGDTLLGGGGNDILFGEDGDDSLQGDDGDDQLFGGSGNDHLSGGPGNDLLEGGEGNDTILGGDGADTIYGGDGNDLIDGGAGSSTIIGGFGSDTILGGPGGTVDGSEDADNSDVDVLDLRAWGKTFTDIAFDPGNRENGTVTFYDTDGTTPIGTLSFSNIERIIPCFTPGALISTDRGELPVQALRLGDRVLTRDSGYQEIRWVGRRDLSLAEVWQNPAFRPVRIAQGALGHGLPERDLIVSPQHRMLVAGARPELLFGEREVFAAAVHLLGRPGVSRLVDPSPVSYLHLMFDRHEVIRADGAWTESYQPGPASVAGLDDAARDELLALFPMLRRGERIAAARATLKAHEARLVLAA is encoded by the coding sequence ATGGCCACGATCAACGGGACCACCGGAAACGACACGCTGACGGGAACGGCGGATGCCGATCTCATCACCGCGCTCGCAGGTGCAGATTCTGTCAACGCCGGTGGTGGCAACGACACGGTCTTTGGCGGCGACGGGGCCGACGCGCTGAATGGTGAGGACGGCGACGACAGCCTCGACGGTGGCGGGCAGAGCGACTCGCTTTACGGTGGCCTGGGCAGCGACACGCTGCTTGGCGGCGGCGGCGCGGACCAGCTGTTCGGCGGCGATGGCGACGACCTGCTGAACGGCGGCACGGGGAACGACACGCTGAACGGCGGCGCCGGGATCGACACGGCGGATTACACCGGCATCACCTCGGCGATCACCGTGAACCTCGCGGCTGCCTCGAACCATGCGACGGGTGGCGGTGGCACCGACCAGCTGATCGGAATCGAGAATGTCATCGGCGGCAGCGCAAATGACGGCATCACCGGCGACGGCAACGCGAATGTGCTGGACGGCGCGGGCGGCAACGACACGCTGAACGGCGGCGGCGGCAACGACACGCTGTTCGGTGGCGCGGGCACCGACCAGCTGTTCGGCGGCGATGGCGACGACCTGCTGAACGGCGGCACGGGGAACGACACGCTGAACGGCGGCGCCGGGATCGACACGGCGGATTACACCGGCATCACTTCGGCGATCACCGTGAACCTCGCGGCCGCCTCGAACCATGCGACGGGTGGCGGTGGCACCGACCAGCTGATCGGAATCGAGAATGTCACCGGCGGCAGCGCCAATGACGGCATCACCGGCGACGGCAACGCGAACGTGCTGGACGGCGCGGGCGGCAACGACACGCTGAACGGCGGCGGCGGCAACGACACGCTGTTCGGTGGCGCGGGCACCGACCAGCTGTTCGGCGGCGATGGCGACGACCTGCTGAACGGCGGCACGGGGAACGACACGCTGAACGGCGGCGCCGGGACCGACACGGCCGATTATTCCGCCGAGACCGCTGACCTGACCATCAGCCTCGCGGGTGGCACCGCGTCCGGGGCGGGCAATGACACGCTGATCTCGATCGAGAACGCGACGGGCGGCAGCGGCGATGATGCCATCACCGGGACAGCGGGCGACAACGTCCTGTCAGGGGGCGCGGGCGCCGACACGATCACCGGTGGCACGGGCAGCGACACGATATTCGGCGGGGACGGCGATGACCTGATCACCGCGGGGCCCGAGGGTGCGGCGCCAACGACACCGCTTGCCTTCACCTGGACGACCTATGCGGACGAGACTGCCTTTACCGGGCCGTTCACGCAGAGCACGGGCGGCGTCGACGTTTCCGTGACCTACAGCGGCGGTGTTTCGGGTGCGACCTTCTCGGCCGAGACGACGGGATCAACGTCGGGGGGCAACGAGCGCGAATACCCGATCCATGTGGCCAACGGCGAGCCTTTCAATCCGAATTCGAGTGCCGAACTCTTCCGGCCTGCGGACGGCGGAATCAACTCCAGCTCGCAGGTAACCTTCAGCTTTGGTTCGGCAGCGGGTTCCGGTCTGGCCGACGAGGTGACCAACGTCCGTTTCCGCGTGTCCGACATTGACAGGTCTGGCTTCACGGATTCCGTGACGGTGCGGGCCTATGATGCACAGGGTGCGGAGATACCCGTCACGATCACAGTGTCATCGAGCTCGCTGTCGCTGAGCGGAAACACCGTTACCGCAACCGGCGGCGCGGTCTTTCCGAACGAACTGGCGGGTTCCGCCCTGTTCGAGATCTCCGGGCCCGTCGCATATTTTGTCGTGTCCTACACCGACCTTGCCAACGCCCAGCAGGCGATCCGCCTGTCCGATATCCACTTTGACGGGGTCTATGTCGACGACGATGTTGTCGAGGGGGGTGCGGGCAACGACACCATCGAAGGCGGCTACGGCAGTGACACGCTTCTGGGCCAGGACGGCAACGATGTTCTCTACGGCGGAACCGGCGATGACAGCCTGGAAGGTGGCGCCGGGGATGACACCTTGCAGGGGGGCATCGGCAACGACACGCTGCGCGGTGGCGATGGCGCCGACCGCCTGATCGGAGGCGCGGGCGCCAACCTGCTCGACGGCGGGACCGGCGACGACACGATGGTCGCGGGCGAGGGTGCCGACACCTATTTCGGCGGCGCCGGGATGGACTATCTGGATGTCACTGCGGCGACGTCCGGGGTGAACATCGACCTGGCCAGCGGGGCGATGAGCGGCAGCCTGGTCGCCGACGATTCGCTCGGCGGCGGCATGGACGGGATCATCGGGTCGGACTTCGACGACACGCTGTCCGGCTTCGATGCTTTCGATGCGACCTTCACCAACATCTTCTACGGCGGTGGCGGCAATGACCTGATGGACGGCCGGGGGGGTGATGATTCGCTCTTCGGCGGGGCCGGGAATGACACGCTGATCGGCGGCACCGGCAATGACACGCTGGATGGCGGGACCGAGGACGATGCGCTGTACGGCGGTGGCGGTCAGGACCAGTTGTTTGGCGGCGATGGTGGCGACCTGCTGGACGGCGGTGCGGACAACGATGTCCTGTATGGCGGCGGCGGCGGCGACACGCTGCTGGGCGGCGGCGGTAACGACATCCTGTTCGGCGAGGATGGCGACGACAGCCTGCAGGGTGACGACGGCGATGACCAGCTGTTCGGCGGGTCGGGCAACGACCACCTGTCGGGTGGTCCTGGCAATGACCTCCTGGAGGGCGGCGAGGGCAACGACACGATCCTCGGCGGAGACGGGGCCGACACGATCTATGGCGGCGACGGGAACGACCTGATCGACGGTGGCGCCGGTTCCAGCACGATCATCGGCGGCTTCGGATCGGACACGATCCTTGGGGGCCCGGGCGGCACGGTCGACGGCAGCGAGGATGCGGACAACTCTGATGTCGACGTGCTTGACCTTCGGGCCTGGGGCAAGACCTTTACCGACATCGCCTTCGATCCGGGCAATCGCGAGAACGGCACCGTCACCTTCTACGATACCGACGGGACCACGCCGATCGGCACGCTGTCCTTCAGCAATATCGAGCGCATCATTCCGTGCTTCACGCCCGGCGCGCTGATCTCGACGGACCGGGGCGAACTTCCGGTGCAGGCGCTGCGCCTGGGTGACCGCGTTCTGACCCGCGACAGCGGATACCAGGAGATCCGCTGGGTCGGGCGGCGCGACCTGTCCCTGGCCGAGGTCTGGCAGAATCCCGCCTTCCGGCCGGTCCGGATCGCGCAGGGGGCGCTTGGCCATGGCCTGCCCGAACGTGACCTGATCGTTTCGCCGCAGCACCGGATGCTGGTCGCCGGTGCCAGACCCGAATTGCTGTTCGGCGAGCGGGAGGTCTTCGCCGCTGCGGTTCATCTGCTGGGCCGCCCGGGTGTCTCGCGCCTCGTCGATCCGTCGCCGGTCAGCTATCTGCATCTGATGTTCGACCGCCACGAGGTAATCCGTGCCGACGGCGCC